The window AACAATTAATCCCATTGAATGCAAGTCAtcctttatttataatgttgtgGAATGGGAAACAAACCCTCAGCATTGCCAAAAAGACCCTCCTCAAAGTCATTCTGTCCCGGCGATGATGGAGGAGGCAGAGAAGGGTAGATCTCATCCACTGTGTGCTCATAATCTGGGATGTCACGCAGACTGTTTTCAGACATGGTGCATGAGATTCTGTTGAGATAGCAACACATCAAATGTTACGCTCTGTTTGTCATCGTCTTGTATTGTGTACACCTGTATTAGTCAAATTATATACAAAGTCACCGTAAAAAATAGCTGCCGTTTccctttttatatttgattaatcACTTCGATCACACTTCAACTAACGTCAGTGGCACATCGACACTCCTTCACAAAAGACACTCATCTCATGTTCATGTGCTCTAAGCAGACAACATCAAATGTGTTACCACGACCCGCAAGACACCTTCCTCTCCCCTCCAGGATATCAAACCGTGAACGGtcatttctgtgaaaaataCGTATGTCTTTAAACTTACTAAATGTGTTTTATCCAAAGATGAAAGCTCAATACAGATCGTCGCGAGGAGAACCACACTTTCTAAAGGCGGCTTTTCCTCCGCCAATCAGACGTCTGATACGATTATACGTCACCAGTTTCTCTTATTCTTGAGGAGATCTATGGCGGTAAGCAAAGCACCGGATGGCCCACTTACGCCACCTACTGGATCAATACTGTTTTCTCGACTGACTGAGTGTATTTCAGACCTTCTTCAACATTCCCAACAACACACTTCACTGAGGCTTACGtcagtggttcccaaatggggtactgcagggggtacgtgagagaaactgaaatttagagagaaataatgaaaatcaatgtcaataaatgatgataatagtattgttatatgaaacgaggactacacaaatatgcataaaaaaattaattcatacatttaaaacgcatttcaatttataaaagttgttttttgagACCAGGACCCGGAATCAGGAGCAATAATGCAAGTTAGGAGAGGTTGCGGTTAGATGGTAAAGAAATGTTGATTTTcctgaactgaaaaacacttaaccTTTAACTATTCTGCCTAATACTTAAGAGATTTATATAGTTGCGTAAAGCTACATACAGAAAAgtttataagcaataaacctGCTATGGGGCATCAGACATAATAactgactctcatttcactgtattttaatgcaaaatgttgcggtctggtcaaggggtacttggcttgaaaaaatcataaaaaggggtacttaagcaaaaaaagtttgagaaccactgacttACATACAACTCATTAAAATACTAAAAGGCAGTATATTGCAGCCAGagtttcaaactttattaaaagcaCAGGTCTCAAACACGTTGTTCCTGAATGAAACATTGGATGATTTTATTACCCCAAGACTTTGAGAGGTTTTACAAACATGTAACTTTTTTGTGTCTTCTCTTTACAATAGTTTCTGCTTATATGCTAGCAAAGTGCTTATTGCTTTTAAAGTAACAAATGCACAGATGCACATTTAAGgagcattttatttgaaatgtcatgaaaacacatctctgtaTATCATGTTCAATATTAGTAAGTAGCTGAATAAATTGtgttataatgtaaataaatggtatagatgtgtaaatgtttgttttatatttgtgttctCAGCAGAAACATGAGGAAAACTGCACTGAGCAGAATGCAGAGAGTGCACACAGTGGGGACGACAATCTCTGTGACCATCTCCATGTGGCTGATTAATGGATCTGAAaggggaaaaaaacacacaagcatcaGTGAAAACTAATACAGGATGCATTCAGTGAACATCAATGTAACAAAACACTTTTGCAACAAAGCACACAACATTTGTTGCATGGAAACATATGTAATGGCAGTCCCCAAAATACCAAATAATCATCCCTGTACCTAAACTTCATCATGCACTGGCCAAACCTTTGGCATATCTGCATGTTCCTTATTTTCCTTCGATTTTCTTCTAGCTGGAAGggcaaacaaaagaaaagtcCCGTTAGAAACTTACTTTATAATTTCCTTCCTCTGTATATTGCGCTTGATTATAAATAGACAGTGTAATTTGAGACtgagttttcttttatttgccCTGGCTAGAGCTGTGCTGCCCTGTGCTGAGTGAAGTCGACAGCAGTTCACTAACCTGCTGCAAGTAGCTGGTTACTTGAGGTGCATGTTTCCAGTGCTTTTCTTTTCCAGCCTTCAATCTGCAACCAAAATTATTTAGCATTAAAATGAGAAGTGATATATACAGTGAAGTTCATCGCACATCCTTTTGTTATCTTATAAGATGGATTGCTCTTTCTGTAAATTTTGCATTGGTTACATCACTTCCTGCTCActattttgtgtgtgtcaaaGCCGTACCTCTCTTTCGTTGGGGAAACCGTTAGAGCTGATGATGCGTTTGTAGTACGGAACGGATGCTTTAGGGTAGCGGGGTTTATTTTTGCTCCCAAAATCCACGTAATACATGCCAAATCTTTCAGAGTAGCCCTCATCCCATTCAAATTTGTCAAGCAGTGACCAAGCCGTGTATCCCTTCACATTCACACCATCTTTAACCGCtgaataaaaaaagcaaaaaaaatagtTACACTATTACAGTGTTTAGAGAACATTTTGTCTTTTCTAAATTAATTCTGACCTTTAAGCATTTCATTGATGTAATCCCTGAAGTACTGCATTCTCCACTCATCACAGAGATCTGTGCACATCATCCTCTCTGATACTCCATTTCCTGTTACGTATATCATGGGGTCTCCATACTGTGTCTAAACAAATTTAACCACAACTTTTGTCTTTGCTGTATTTTACTAATTTTGGTCAGATTGCTGCTGTGTTTCTGGAactaatttaaagggacagttcacccaaaaatgtaaattctctcaccatttactcaccctcaagttgttccaaatctgtacttaaatctgttaaatgttctgttaacacaaaaaagaaattctgAAGATtgtttgcaaccaaacagttctggggcacttttgactgacATAGTAGTTTTTTCCGTAATATGGAAGTGTATAGTGTCCCAGATCTCTTTGCTATAAACATGTCATAAACACATCAaatgttcagcagaacaacaaatttacacaggtttggaacagctTAAGGATGtgttaatgatgacaaaaattgtcatttttgggtgagctattcctttaacaaGAGTCGACTGTACTACCTTCACAAAATTCAGCAGACGGCGGAAGCCCCATGGCACAGAGTAGAGCCACTCTGATCCGGGGTCAGGCCAGCGTGGGTCCACTAGCTCAGCGAGGTCGCGGTCAGTGAAGTAGCTGTTTCCGCGGTTAGAGGGAAAATTCTTTTGTGTGATGTAGCGAGTGGTGAAGTGGCTGATGCCCATGAAGTCACAGGTGCCTCTCATATAACTTTTCTCATGAGGGCTGAACGTAGGCAGACGAGAGCTACTCAGACTTTGCTGGGCACTCTTTCTGGCTGCGGAAATAAGACAGAAAATGCTGATGTAAACCATCAAGCTAAACGGGCAGACCATAGATTTATCAAGTGCAGTTTGTTTGCTTTCGTATTTACTTGACACTTGCCTACGTAGTCTTTCATTATTTGAGGATAGTCTCCATTAAAGAGTGGTGTGGCAAACCAGCCCAGGTAGAACTGGACGTATCTTTCAGCGGCTTCTATATCACGTTGATTGGTCACATCCACTGGTTCTCCCCAGTCAGCCGACAGGGAGATGCCCACCATGCCTGAAATTACAGGAACACTCTCAGAACACTTTTCATCTTATGTGCCTAGACGAGGCCGCAGCTGAGTTTGATGTCCGAAGTTTGTCTACCTTTCTGCTTGTTTCGCCATTGGTCATCGTATGTGTGCCAGACCTTAGCATGAGCCTGTCAGAAAGACATTCACAATTCACTGGATTGCGTTACTAAATAAGCAAATAATTCTTGACAATGGTTATAAGGTTATAATGTTGTTGAATTTTTTCGTTTTGATAACCTTAAGGATGTTGTGGGCAGCATTATAGGCTCCAGTACCCCCCATCTTCAAACCAGGAGCATGTTCTCCAGTCTCGTAACCCTCCACTGCAACAGACTACAAACACAGACGAGATCTTTCTTCAGAACTGCATGAAAATTAATTTGATATCTGTGTACTGTTATTGTGAATATTTTAAAGATCATCCCTAACCCAAGGATTGTTGAAGGTGATCCAGTATTTCACTCGGTTGCCAAACCTCTCAAAGCACAGGTTGGCAAATTCACTGAAGTAGTTGGCCATACTTGCATTTTGCCAACCTCCATATTTCTCTTCCAGAACCTGTAAATGCATTTTGTAAATGCAAGTTTAATGCAGTATTGTATATGAGATTATATTATGGACTCATGGTGAGTGAGAACTTTATTTAACCTGAGGTAAGTCCCAGTGGTAGAGAGTCACAATTGGTGTGATTTTGTTCTCTAGTAGCATATTAATCAGGTTATCATAATGCTCTATCCCTTTCTCATTGATGTATTCATCTAAAGGAAAAATCAGAAAAAACTTTTAGATaataagtttgtttgtgttattttgacATTAGTATTGAATTGAATGCATTTGAATTACTCTTAATGCCACTGGGCAGAATCCTTGGCCAGGAGATGGAAAAAAGATAATGGTTCAGCTTCATATCTTTCATCAATGTGATGTCATCCtaaaacatataattttttttggaacaaatgtgtttacataCAATGTTTACGAGTGTCATCAGGAAATCATTGCACCTTAAATTTGTTGTAGCCTTCACATGACGAGTCTCCAGAATCATTTAGGTGAATCTTTCCTTTTTTATGAGAGAACACATCCCAGATGCTCTTTCCTTTTCCATCTTTGTCCCATGCTCCTTCTGTTTGATATGCTGAGCTCCCAGCACCCCAAGAGAATCCTAAAAGTTCATGGACACATGCTGTTATTTTAAGCTTAGTTTAGACTGGACTACTTTTTGTTCTGCTTTATGAACATTTTAtcctacactttaaaaaaatcacattttcgtTAGTATAACGTAAATCATTTTGCTGTTACGTTTTTCGTTTAAAtttcagtctttttctgtaaatgacCGTTTTCTACAGTACTTTAAAAATggatgaaaaaaacacaattattttacacattacatgttttcaatttttttcttgaaaattgcaggtttttacagtgtttactTAGCGTTGCAAACATAATATTAAAGAGTATGTTTTCTGAATTGTCTGtattgtaatatttgtttatttttccccCTCAGAGTAATGCATTACCTGAAGGAAATGTTCCAAAGGTAAATGAGCCCTTTTCATTTCTGGTCCAGTCAAAGTCTTCACTAGCAAAAATGCATAATGCCAACAGCAAAATGTGGTAAACCCTCAGAACAGTGCATGGAGGCATCTTTTCACAGGTTTGTGTTTTTCACCAGTAACACCTGCACAGATAAAACAAACTCATTTTACTTGcataaaacaacttaaaacagaCTCTTACCTCTTCTGAAGATTTCATAATTGCAGTTGAATCTCAAATAGGTACAGTATACATTCTTTTATGTGAGTTATTCTAAGGTAACACTTTACCatatggttgtatttgttatcattagtaaatgcatttactaacatgaactaacaattaGCAGTATAGGTTTTCATCATTAATTAATCTTTGTTTATGATTATTTATctcaatacaattattcatgatgcattaactaatgttaacaattaCAGCTTTAGATCAACTAGTAAATGGTGAgattaacatgaactaaaatgaaaaaatgctgtaaaagttttgttcatgttagctaatgcattaaccaatggttaaaaaatataaagtgttacctATTCTAATTTCAAAAGTTATAAATTGCATACTCGCAGTGGTCATCTTTGAAAGCATTAGGAGCTGAGGCATATCAACGTTGCTAGCAATCCATGAGCATTCAGccagaaatgcaaaaaagtgtatattgtatattttccaGCCCCAGATGAAACAGAGAGAGTCAGCTCTTATTTCTGCCAGCCACactgacacaaaacactttCAGAGACAAAAAATAAGACAGCTTGTCGAGAGCTACCAGTATGAAAGACatctcaaaaaaatattaatcctGAAGAGAGAGAAGATGTAACTTTTAAAGGGAAGAGGATGAGAAGATGATGTATTCGCTTGTTTATGTTTGCAGGAACCAGCAGTTTCGTTCTGTCTCCTGTCTCTCTTAACCTCCTCCaaccctttctctctctctctcgtctagATTCAAACTAAATCACATTAACATGTATACCTGCTCCAGGCCCAGCATTTGTCTCGACTGGAATCCACCCCAAAATGCCAGAATGTTACCTAACCTTCTGGACTTCATTCATCCTCACAAAACTGCCAGTGCCACTGTGCCACAGGCACAAAACAGTGTAGAGAAACATCTAGTAGATCCCAGCTCCATTCAGATGCCCCATGACCCACATGGAAGTCCAAATACCTACTATTCAAAGTCAGTGAGCTGAACGGGGAAAAGTGCTGCCCTTAACACGTTTAATAGAATTGCAGATTTGACTCTGTAAGCAATGTTGATGTTGCTGTTGTTGATTCATTAACATTTTGGCTTTGGATGTTGGAGGCACTAGGTTTAGGAATAAGTTTATTCTGTGAATAAAGTACAAATGTTGACTTCACGCCAACAGCATTTGTGAATCGAGCTGTGAATACGTCGAAAGACACATGGGATATTATAGTCTGAATATAATGTTTTCGCTTTTTGTAATGTATGTGTTTGAGGATTACAGCTCTTAAATCTACAgtctaataaaatataaatcccAAGCAACCTGACcgaatgtattttttcctagACACTATTTTGACATTGAAATTAACTTCTTAATGGTTATGTAAGACATAAGAGATCTGTGCTCCAATAAATGCGAGCAAGAAATTCTTATTGTGGGTTGCGCTcaatgctttaaaacacttttctatAGCTGCCTCGGtctaaacatgaaaacatttactACATGCAAAATGCATTGAAATTGCATTGCAAGAAAATGCTGAATTGATTCCCAAAGTGTTGGCACTGCACTCTTTCTTTGTCtgcgtgtgtatgtttttgttatgcTATGCTTATGTATCATACTGTGTGTATGTATAGACTGTATGTTGTTTTATGTACATGTGTGTTCTTTTACAGTAATAACATGTTTTGTAGGTGTAGTGCATTTAAATTTCTTTATGCACAGAAAGCAACAGGCTTGGACAAAAGCACAGcacattgtttgtgtttagcATATCAATACAGGGACAGAGTACAGAGAGAGCAGCAGAAAGAGTATGAGCATTCTAGCACACCCTGTTTCTATGTACCGGCTGTATTTAAGGACCATCTTAGTGGCCACCATCAGCTGACATGAACATATTTACTAAAGTCCCTGGATTAGCCCAACAAACCAGGTATGTTTGCAGTGCATTTGGAAGCAAGAGCAATGGCAAAACTTGTGGTTGAAGTTTCAACCAAATTTGCACCTCCAAAGGGAACTGTAGTAATCATTACAGAAAAAAGGCATATAAAACTAATGTCAACATCAGAGATTTGTGGAAAAGATCATTTTCATGCTGTTACACACAATgctgaaacaaaccaaaaacgTATACTTGTGTGCTTCAGTAGGAAAGGATTTGTTCCACACgcacatttacacaaatatacatttacctTGTAATTGGAACAAATAAAGTTCAACTTAAATGAAAACTTGTATCATGTCAAATTCTGTGgaagatcatttaaaatgattctaAACAGTTTATGTAGAGGTAA of the Triplophysa dalaica isolate WHDGS20190420 chromosome 1, ASM1584641v1, whole genome shotgun sequence genome contains:
- the lctla gene encoding lactase-like a isoform X2 → MPPCTVLRVYHILLLALCIFASEDFDWTRNEKGSFTFGTFPSGFSWGAGSSAYQTEGAWDKDGKGKSIWDVFSHKKGKIHLNDSGDSSCEGYNKFKDDITLMKDMKLNHYLFSISWPRILPSGIKNEYINEKGIEHYDNLINMLLENKITPIVTLYHWDLPQVLEEKYGGWQNASMANYFSEFANLCFERFGNRVKYWITFNNPWSVAVEGYETGEHAPGLKMGGTGAYNAAHNILKAHAKVWHTYDDQWRNKQKGMVGISLSADWGEPVDVTNQRDIEAAERYVQFYLGWFATPLFNGDYPQIMKDYVARKSAQQSLSSSRLPTFSPHEKSYMRGTCDFMGISHFTTRYITQKNFPSNRGNSYFTDRDLAELVDPRWPDPGSEWLYSVPWGFRRLLNFVKTQYGDPMIYVTGNGVSERMMCTDLCDEWRMQYFRDYINEMLKAVKDGVNVKGYTAWSLLDKFEWDEGYSERFGMYYVDFGSKNKPRYPKASVPYYKRIISSNGFPNEREIEGWKRKALETCTSSNQLLAAARRKSKENKEHADMPKVWPVHDEV
- the lctla gene encoding lactase-like a isoform X1: MPPCTVLRVYHILLLALCIFASEDFDWTRNEKGSFTFGTFPSGFSWGAGSSAYQTEGAWDKDGKGKSIWDVFSHKKGKIHLNDSGDSSCEGYNKFKDDITLMKDMKLNHYLFSISWPRILPSGIKNEYINEKGIEHYDNLINMLLENKITPIVTLYHWDLPQVLEEKYGGWQNASMANYFSEFANLCFERFGNRVKYWITFNNPWSVAVEGYETGEHAPGLKMGGTGAYNAAHNILKAHAKVWHTYDDQWRNKQKGMVGISLSADWGEPVDVTNQRDIEAAERYVQFYLGWFATPLFNGDYPQIMKDYVARKSAQQSLSSSRLPTFSPHEKSYMRGTCDFMGISHFTTRYITQKNFPSNRGNSYFTDRDLAELVDPRWPDPGSEWLYSVPWGFRRLLNFVKTQYGDPMIYVTGNGVSERMMCTDLCDEWRMQYFRDYINEMLKAVKDGVNVKGYTAWSLLDKFEWDEGYSERFGMYYVDFGSKNKPRYPKASVPYYKRIISSNGFPNEREIEGWKRKALETCTSSNQLLAADPLISHMEMVTEIVVPTVCTLCILLSAVFLMFLLRTQI